The proteins below are encoded in one region of Apium graveolens cultivar Ventura chromosome 4, ASM990537v1, whole genome shotgun sequence:
- the LOC141717125 gene encoding pre-mRNA-splicing factor cwc22-like, whose translation MLDKKQGHKSQYNTYKRDCATTCDRYNEVFKKRERDRDSKYNKSDRDRKAVSVYIPPIKLATMIKKVEGTSSVEYQRLTWDALRKSINGLVNKVNATNIKNIVPELFSENLIRGRGLFCRACIKSQMACPGFTDVFASLVAIVNAKFPDVGNLFSRRIVLQVQKSYQRNDKRQLLAGVKFLAHLVNQRVVYELVALELLTMLLENPSDDSVEVAVGFVTECGSILQDVCPRGLHGVFERFRGILHQGQIDKRVQFLIEGLFALRKAMFQGYPAIRQELDLVEQEDQLTHEISLVDQIDPEIALDIFRPDTQFIESEQIYEKLKKTLLGEESEDEKGSDVAADDDEDEVEQMKIRDETETNLVNLRRTIYLIIMSSADFEEAGHKLLKLKLEPGQEMEVCIMLLECCSQEKTYR comes from the coding sequence ATGTTAGACAAGAAGCAAGGTCACAAATCACAATACAATACATATAAGAGAGATTGTGCTACAACTTGTGATAGATACAATGAAGTGTtcaaaaagagagagagagatagagattCAAAATATAATAAATCTGATCGTGATCGCAAGGCTGTTAGCGTTTATATTCCACCAATCAAATTAGCTACAATGATCAAGAAAGTTGAGGGCACGAGTAGTGTAGAGTATCAAAGATTGACATGGGACGCGTTGCGAAAAAGTATTAATGGATTAGTCAATAAGGTTAATGCTACCAACATCAAGAATATTGTACCTGAGCTTTTTTCTGAGAATCTTATTCGAGGCAGAGGCTTGTTTTGTCGCGCTTGTATTAAGTCTCAGATGGCCTGTCCTGGCTTTACTGATGTCTTTGCTTCACTTGTCGCGATTGTTAATGCTAAGTTTCCTGATGTTGGTAATCTTTTCTCGAGGAGGATTGTTTTGCAAGTGCAGAAGTCGTATCAGAGGAATGATAAGAGGCAATTACTAGCCGGTGTTAAGTTTTTAGCACATCTTGTGAATCAACGGGTGGTTTATGAGCTTGTTGCGTTGGAACTGCTTACGATGTTGTTGGAGAATCCTAGTGATGATAGTGTGGAAGTGGCTGTTGGATTTGTTACAGAATGTGGGTCGATTTTACAAGATGTCTGTCCTCGAGGCTTGCATGGTGTTTTTGAACGTTTTCGGGGGATTCTTCATCAAGGACAGATTGACAAGAGGGTTCAGTTTTTGATTGAAGGTCTGTTTGCTTTAAGAAAGGCTATGTTTCAGGGTTACCCTGCTATCCGTCAGGAGCTAGACCTGGTTGAGCAAGAAGATCAGTTGACCCATGAAATATCACTTGTAGATCAGATAGATCCTGAGATTGCTTTGGATATTTTCAGGCCTGATACACAGTTTATTGAAAGCGAACAAATCTATGAAAAATTAAAGAAAACTCTGCTTGGAGAGGAGTCTGAGGATGAAAAAGGCTCGGATGTAGCAGCAGATGATGACGAGGATGAAGTGGAGCAGATGAAAATTagagatgaaacagagacaaatCTTGTGAATCTTCGAAGGACGATATACTTAATAATCATgtctagtgctgattttgaggaagCTGGTCATAAGCTTTTGAAGCTCAAGCTAGAGCCTGGACAAGAGATGGAGGTATGCATTATGTTGCTAGAATGCTGCAGCCAAGAAAAAACTTATCGCTGA
- the LOC141720935 gene encoding uncharacterized protein LOC141720935 — MNLDEVKKQLEQEGNSKNGSIVDTMPFKFFEPFIVQGIKVDLVEPGRIICSMIVPPRLLNTANSLHGGATAAIVDILGSAAIYTDSISAPGSGVSVEISVSYVDAAYAGEEIEIESKVLRVGKAIAVVTVELRKKKTGKVVAHGRHTKYLAVSSKL; from the exons ATGAATTTGGATGAAGTGAAGAAGCAGTTAGAGCAAGAGGGCAATTCAAAAAATGGGTCAATTGTTGATACCATGCCTTTCAAGTTCTTTGAACCTTTTATTGTTCAAGGCATTAAAGTTGATCTTGTTGAACCGGGTCGGATCATCTGCTCCATGATTGTCCCTCCTCGTTTACTG AACACAGCTAATTCATTACACGGTGGGGCCACTGCTGCTATAGTGGATATATTGGGCTCAGCTGCTATTTATACAGATTCTATTTCTGCTCCTGGTTCTGGTGTTTCCGTCGAGATTAGTGTGTCTTATGTTGATGCTGCTTATGCTGGT GAGGAAATCGAGATAGAATCCAAGGTATTACGTGTTGGCAAGGCCATTGCTGTTGTCACTGTGGAACTGAGGAAGAAGAAGACAGGAAAAGTAGTTGCTCATGGGCGTCATACAAAGTACCTTGCTGTCTCCAGTAAATTGTGA